From the Bacillus sp. FJAT-22090 genome, the window TGGTCTATCACTAGGAGGCGTATTTTCATTGAAATTGGGGTATACAGTTCCTGTGAAAGGAATTGTAACGATGTGTTCCCCAATGTCCATGAAAACAACTGACATTATGTTCGAGGGTGTATTAAAATACGCAAGAGAATATAAAAAGTATGAAGGAAAAACCGACGAAGAAATCGAAAAAGAAGTAGAAGCAATACGGGAAACACCAATGGAAACATTATCAGATTTAAGAGATTTTGTTTATAATGTACGTGATCACGTTGATCATATTTATGCTCCACTCCTTGTTACACAAGGTAAAAAGGATTCGGTCATTGATGTGAATTCGGCTAATATCATTTATGAAGAAGCAGAATCAATCGAAAAAAATCTAAATTGGTATGAAAATTCTGGTCATGTCATTACACTTGGTCCAGAAAAGGAACAATTACATGAAGATATATTAAACTTTTTAGAGTCACTTGATTGGAATGTGTAAAACGAACCAAAAGTGCACACGCTGAAAAAGGAGGGATGTAACATGGAAAATTTAAAAGATACGCTACTTGAATTAATGAGAGCAGATGAATATAAACCACTTACAATTAAAGAAATCGAGGAACATTTCGGTTATAGCCATTCGGAGGAATTTAAAGAATTGGTTAAAACACTTGTTCAAATGGAAGAAAAGGGCTTAGTTGTCCGTTCAAGATCAAACCGATATGGTGTACCTGCACGTATGAACTTAGTAGTTGGAAAATTCATAGGGCACGCGAAAGGCTTTGGTTTTGTTGCACCAGAAGAGGATGGCATGGATGATATTTTCATTCCACCAACTGAAGTAAATGGGGCAGTGAATGGGGATACAGTACTTGTTCGTGTATCCCGTGAAACTTCTGGAGATCGAAGAGAAGGCTCGATTATTAAAATTACGCAAAGAGGAATTTCTAAGATCGTTGGTACTTTCCAAGACAATAAAGGCTTTGGATTTGTTATTGCAGACGATAAAAAAGTTCCAATGGATGTCTTTGTTGCAAAAGGTGATACACTCGGAGCAATTGAAGGGCATAAGGTTGTTGTAGAAATTACGGATTGGCCTAGCGATAG encodes:
- a CDS encoding alpha/beta hydrolase is translated as MRITTPKPFFFEAGKRAVLLLHGFTGNSSDVRMLGRFLEKNGYTSLAPHYKGHGVPPEELLETGPTDWWKDVMMAYDRLKAAGYEEIAVAGLSLGGVFSLKLGYTVPVKGIVTMCSPMSMKTTDIMFEGVLKYAREYKKYEGKTDEEIEKEVEAIRETPMETLSDLRDFVYNVRDHVDHIYAPLLVTQGKKDSVIDVNSANIIYEEAESIEKNLNWYENSGHVITLGPEKEQLHEDILNFLESLDWNV